In Deltaproteobacteria bacterium, a single genomic region encodes these proteins:
- a CDS encoding rhodanese-like domain-containing protein, translating to MSDDDPLIPPIGAVSQGERLFRVNWVASLVRSPSGIGLLPAEFVARQGRNVRLIDVREPDELVGPLGHIPGSDWIPRGRAPSLATRVERDTPVILISRGGERAGELAKLLEREGLRFVAALEGGMVAWKNLGFGTSRDREILERADHLRGAPAASAPDAALTIERIERHVGDPAAVRFIRLAALLLHGRMSCVDGRDDSSVVGTLGGDAGEFLLLLGAIERESGKAFSPQEVRALLARRLDALGRFYMHTDVHTANLLIKSLRSDRRLDAALANVFETLEWRAFISDPPLELREILLEHMVQPAHLGCGHVRLLWSDSERYGVRRELTSAFVRAFLQARWDGAIEAEFVPLAGGHAERGVLRVFVEQELQPFSPIPLISPSCEGTQMFVTHPQVVGFLRRQLVAFALQQRALVPRLDPERLLATLDAMAGTQATATLGVLAKGLPIFDVTWSPGLWNVESGGVVPG from the coding sequence ATGTCCGACGACGATCCCCTCATCCCCCCGATCGGCGCGGTATCCCAGGGCGAGCGCCTGTTCCGCGTGAACTGGGTTGCCTCGCTGGTGCGCTCGCCCAGCGGCATCGGCCTGCTGCCGGCGGAGTTCGTCGCGCGACAGGGGCGCAACGTCCGATTGATCGACGTGCGCGAGCCCGACGAGCTGGTCGGGCCGCTGGGGCACATCCCGGGCTCCGACTGGATCCCCCGTGGGCGCGCGCCTTCGCTGGCGACCCGCGTGGAGCGGGACACCCCGGTGATCCTGATCTCCCGCGGGGGTGAGCGGGCCGGCGAGCTGGCCAAGCTGCTCGAGCGCGAGGGCCTGCGCTTCGTCGCCGCGCTCGAGGGTGGCATGGTCGCGTGGAAGAACCTCGGCTTCGGCACCTCGCGAGATCGCGAGATCCTCGAGCGCGCCGATCATCTCCGCGGTGCACCGGCCGCGTCCGCACCCGACGCCGCGCTGACGATCGAGCGCATCGAGCGACACGTGGGTGATCCCGCGGCGGTGCGCTTCATCAGGCTGGCCGCGCTGCTGCTGCACGGACGGATGTCGTGCGTCGACGGTCGCGACGACAGCAGTGTCGTCGGCACGCTGGGTGGCGACGCCGGTGAGTTCCTGCTGCTGCTCGGGGCCATCGAGCGCGAGTCGGGCAAGGCATTCTCGCCGCAGGAGGTCCGCGCGCTGCTGGCCCGGCGGCTCGATGCACTGGGGCGCTTCTACATGCACACCGACGTGCACACCGCCAACCTGCTCATCAAGTCGTTGCGCAGCGACCGACGGCTCGACGCCGCGCTCGCGAACGTGTTCGAGACCCTCGAGTGGCGTGCGTTCATCAGCGACCCGCCGCTCGAGCTGCGCGAGATCCTGCTCGAGCACATGGTCCAGCCGGCACACCTCGGCTGCGGACACGTGCGACTGCTGTGGAGCGACTCCGAGCGCTACGGCGTGCGACGCGAGCTGACCTCCGCGTTCGTGCGCGCGTTCCTGCAGGCGCGATGGGACGGCGCGATCGAGGCCGAGTTCGTGCCGTTGGCCGGAGGCCACGCCGAGCGCGGCGTGCTGCGCGTGTTCGTCGAGCAGGAGCTGCAGCCGTTCTCGCCGATCCCACTCATCTCGCCCTCGTGCGAGGGCACGCAGATGTTCGTGACCCACCCGCAGGTGGTGGGCTTCCTGCGACGGCAGCTGGTCGCGTTTGCGCTGCAGCAGCGCGCGTTGGTGCCGCGGCTGGATCCCGAACGATTGCTCGCGACGCTCGATGCCATGGCGGGCACGCAGGCCACCGCGACCCTCGGCGTGCTCGCCAAGGGCCTGCCGATCTTCGACGTGACCTGGTCGCCGGGCCTATGGAACGTGGAGTCGGGCGGCGTGGTGCCGGGCTGA
- a CDS encoding protein kinase has product MNVPTSPCPPEQALIELSQGRADRPEPLREHLDGCDDCRVVVARLLTGASGLPGVVAGRYRVLRLLGRGGMGEVHEAIDTNLERHVAIKTLDARALDRDDPEHRVARLVRESKTMARLRHPNVVAIYDAGLFDGRVFVVMELVDGMTLRRWCALRPRPWTQLLEAFRAAALGLQAAHEQGIVHRDFKPDNVLVDGGGRVQVTDFGLAQADDEHRSGEPVPLSDALLLDDSGSLTQTGTAVGTPAYMAPEQFRGLAIDVRADVFAFCVALYEALAGRRPFEASSARGIVEAQRAGASDEPLRARGIPTWLRAATLAGLACDRDARPPDMAAVLRSLQPPQRRRWWALAAAVTTVAVGVGALGRTRELEACRGREPLAGTWTEAARHELAAPPAVEARIEGWAAAWGSAWTEACAATDPRAGEQRRACLTGQRAAFTALLQRAGELDAVAIERGLPRVALCRDGDLAREMPEPDDAAGREAVALVRDELAEVSGLLLAGQAQELEARGEQLVTQARELGFEPLLAEALAMQAVIEVEAGRPLDGRALLLASAQVASASGHDVYAALAWNELVHVELEHLHDHARGHEYVANARAAIERFATSPAAARARVAIDFAEGMLLWDEGRSTDALARLASAEQGARAHAPDELDGILEGTALVLEDAGEVERALELHTTVTQRRLEALGPDHPQLVMSYVNLASSNFSAGRVELALELTRRAAAIALRSRGELHPDYAMTLHNEGELLRYLGRFEEAIAAEQRARSIFEAVLGGKNLRVASSMMEEAGGMLGLHRYDDAVALMRRALEILDDREQWFEAAAGRANLADALREAGHPELGLADARTAVERLRAGAPERPEFAYAEQVLAEIELELGDLETALPLARAAAADWSHAGFLPYDAALSKFVLARAIDRGGGDPAEVDALLDEVEVAWADAPPVWNERRAALAAFRARR; this is encoded by the coding sequence GTGAACGTCCCGACCTCGCCGTGTCCGCCGGAGCAGGCCCTCATCGAGCTGTCGCAGGGGCGTGCGGACCGACCGGAGCCGCTGCGTGAGCACCTCGACGGTTGTGATGACTGTCGCGTGGTGGTTGCCCGACTGCTGACGGGCGCGAGTGGTCTGCCGGGCGTGGTCGCGGGCCGCTATCGCGTGCTGCGGCTGCTGGGGCGCGGCGGCATGGGCGAGGTGCACGAGGCGATCGACACCAACCTCGAGCGCCACGTCGCCATCAAGACCCTCGACGCACGCGCACTCGATCGCGACGACCCGGAGCATCGCGTCGCTCGGCTGGTGCGCGAGTCGAAGACCATGGCGCGCCTGCGCCACCCCAACGTGGTGGCGATCTACGACGCCGGGCTCTTCGACGGCCGCGTCTTCGTGGTCATGGAGCTGGTCGATGGCATGACCCTGCGTCGCTGGTGTGCCCTGCGCCCGCGCCCGTGGACGCAGCTGCTCGAGGCGTTTCGCGCGGCGGCGCTGGGCCTGCAGGCGGCCCACGAGCAAGGCATCGTGCACCGCGATTTCAAGCCCGACAATGTGTTGGTCGACGGTGGTGGTCGCGTGCAGGTCACCGACTTCGGCCTCGCCCAGGCCGATGACGAGCACCGCAGCGGCGAGCCGGTGCCGCTGTCCGACGCGTTGCTGCTCGACGACAGCGGCTCGCTCACGCAGACCGGGACCGCGGTCGGCACGCCGGCGTACATGGCACCCGAGCAGTTCCGTGGGCTCGCGATCGACGTGCGCGCCGACGTGTTCGCGTTCTGCGTCGCGCTCTACGAGGCGCTCGCCGGCAGGCGGCCGTTCGAGGCGTCGAGCGCCCGCGGTATCGTCGAGGCGCAACGTGCCGGCGCCTCCGACGAGCCGTTGCGCGCCCGCGGGATCCCGACGTGGCTACGCGCCGCGACGCTCGCGGGCCTCGCCTGCGATCGCGACGCGCGACCGCCCGACATGGCGGCGGTGCTGCGCTCGCTGCAGCCGCCGCAGCGGCGGCGGTGGTGGGCACTGGCGGCCGCGGTGACGACGGTCGCGGTGGGCGTGGGTGCGCTGGGCCGCACGCGCGAGCTCGAGGCGTGTCGCGGTCGCGAGCCGCTCGCCGGCACCTGGACCGAGGCCGCACGTCACGAGCTCGCGGCGCCGCCGGCGGTCGAGGCTCGCATCGAAGGTTGGGCGGCCGCGTGGGGCAGCGCGTGGACCGAGGCCTGCGCTGCCACCGATCCCCGCGCCGGGGAGCAGCGTCGCGCGTGCCTCACGGGGCAGCGCGCTGCGTTCACGGCGCTGCTCCAGCGCGCGGGCGAGCTCGACGCGGTGGCGATCGAGCGCGGGCTCCCACGCGTCGCGTTGTGCCGCGACGGCGACCTCGCCCGTGAGATGCCGGAGCCCGACGATGCCGCTGGTCGCGAGGCGGTTGCGCTGGTGCGCGACGAGCTGGCGGAGGTCTCGGGCTTGCTGCTCGCCGGTCAGGCGCAGGAGCTCGAGGCACGCGGTGAGCAGCTCGTCACACAGGCGCGCGAGCTGGGTTTCGAGCCGTTGCTCGCGGAGGCGCTCGCGATGCAAGCCGTGATCGAGGTCGAGGCGGGGCGGCCGCTCGACGGACGCGCGCTGCTGCTGGCGTCGGCGCAGGTCGCCAGCGCCAGCGGTCACGACGTCTACGCGGCCCTGGCCTGGAACGAGCTGGTCCACGTCGAGCTCGAGCACCTGCACGATCATGCGCGCGGGCACGAGTACGTGGCCAACGCGCGCGCGGCGATCGAGCGCTTCGCGACCTCGCCGGCGGCCGCACGGGCGCGCGTGGCGATCGACTTCGCGGAAGGCATGTTGCTGTGGGACGAAGGCCGCAGCACCGATGCGCTCGCGCGCTTGGCATCGGCCGAGCAGGGCGCTCGCGCACACGCGCCGGACGAGCTCGATGGCATCCTCGAGGGCACCGCGCTGGTGCTCGAGGACGCCGGCGAGGTCGAGCGCGCGCTCGAGCTGCACACCACGGTCACCCAGCGGCGGCTCGAGGCGCTGGGCCCCGATCATCCGCAGCTGGTGATGTCGTACGTCAACCTCGCCAGCTCGAACTTCTCCGCCGGTCGCGTCGAGCTCGCGCTCGAGCTGACCAGACGCGCGGCCGCGATCGCGCTGCGATCCCGCGGCGAGCTGCACCCCGACTACGCGATGACCCTGCACAACGAGGGCGAGCTGCTGCGGTACCTCGGTCGGTTCGAGGAGGCGATCGCCGCCGAGCAGCGTGCGCGGTCGATCTTCGAGGCGGTGCTGGGCGGCAAGAACCTGCGGGTCGCGTCGTCGATGATGGAGGAGGCGGGCGGGATGCTCGGTCTGCATCGCTACGACGACGCGGTGGCGCTCATGCGGCGCGCGCTCGAGATCCTGGACGATCGGGAGCAGTGGTTCGAGGCCGCTGCGGGGCGGGCCAACCTCGCCGACGCGCTGCGCGAGGCTGGTCACCCCGAGCTCGGACTCGCCGATGCCCGCACCGCGGTCGAGCGGCTGCGTGCGGGCGCGCCGGAGCGACCGGAGTTCGCCTACGCCGAGCAGGTACTCGCGGAGATCGAGCTCGAGCTCGGCGACCTCGAGACCGCGCTGCCGCTGGCCCGCGCCGCCGCGGCCGATTGGTCGCACGCCGGCTTTCTGCCCTACGACGCGGCGCTGTCGAAGTTCGTGCTCGCGCGAGCGATCGATCGCGGCGGCGGCGACCCGGCCGAGGTCGACGCGTTGCTCGACGAGGTCGAGGTGGCGTGGGCCGATGCGCCGCCGGTGTGGAACGAGCGCCGCGCTGCACTGGCGGCCTTCCGCGCGCGCCGCTAG
- a CDS encoding transcriptional regulator, whose product MDSEQVLRSAWTGACTRFPELRLAFDAYAAHVRGVLGGGDEAVLPKLALEDLFLACACLRGDDAALRRFDRDVLGACDAAVRGLDNTDSFLDEVKQRLRTKLLAGDTEQPPRIGEFAGRGALVAWVTVAAVRTGLSLLRERKRAERFTGDGWAEALALPDVGDVEVDYVKQRYREDFTRGLVEACRALAARERTILRMHFVDGLNIDQIGVVYGVHRATVARWIAKSRTALLESTRAWLTEHLAVPSSEFSSLDRLVRSQLDVSLGALFPEDEADEATPPG is encoded by the coding sequence ATGGACTCCGAGCAGGTCCTGCGATCGGCGTGGACGGGTGCGTGCACGCGTTTCCCCGAGCTCCGCCTGGCCTTCGACGCCTACGCGGCACACGTCCGCGGCGTGCTCGGGGGCGGCGACGAGGCCGTACTCCCCAAGCTGGCGCTCGAGGACCTGTTCCTGGCCTGCGCGTGCCTGCGGGGCGATGACGCAGCACTGCGGCGCTTCGACCGCGACGTGCTCGGGGCCTGTGACGCCGCGGTGCGCGGGCTCGACAATACCGACAGCTTCCTCGACGAGGTCAAGCAGCGCCTGCGCACCAAGCTGCTCGCCGGCGACACCGAGCAGCCGCCCCGCATCGGCGAGTTCGCTGGCCGCGGCGCGTTGGTGGCGTGGGTCACCGTGGCGGCAGTCCGCACGGGGCTCTCGCTGCTGCGCGAGCGCAAGCGGGCCGAGCGCTTCACCGGCGACGGCTGGGCCGAAGCACTCGCGCTGCCGGATGTCGGTGACGTCGAGGTCGACTACGTGAAGCAGCGCTACCGCGAGGACTTCACCCGCGGGCTCGTCGAGGCCTGCCGGGCCCTCGCCGCGCGCGAGCGCACCATCTTGCGGATGCACTTCGTCGACGGCCTCAACATCGATCAGATCGGCGTCGTCTACGGCGTGCACCGAGCCACCGTCGCGCGCTGGATCGCCAAGAGTCGCACCGCCCTGCTCGAGTCGACGCGCGCGTGGCTGACCGAGCACCTCGCGGTGCCGAGCTCCGAGTTCTCGAGCCTCGATCGGCTCGTGCGCAGCCAGCTCGACGTCAGCCTCGGCGCGCTCTTCCCCGAGGACGAGGCCGACGAGGCCACGCCGCCGGGGTAG
- a CDS encoding radical SAM protein gives MATTTDDTFAVTLLDVILGYDCNLACDYCTITEAMRRRALPTAAVVAELVRARSEGISRVSFTGGEPTLRRDLLALVRHARALGFDDIKLQTNGLLLGAGDNLARLRAAGVDRVSVSIHTHEPAAYESLVRRAGTHGAMVAGLRALVAAGVDASADVILQRSTFARLPAALQWLHALGVRAADLWFVSLSDGNRDNLASMPRMTEVMPAVHEGLAWARAHGMSVRSLHLPRCVLGEDHPHAWDPAAQGVRVVSPDAVFDLRRSKITGSQQVAACSGCRFASQCPGVRADYLARYGDAEFHAVPA, from the coding sequence ATGGCGACCACGACGGACGACACGTTCGCAGTCACGTTGCTCGACGTCATCCTCGGCTACGACTGCAACCTCGCGTGCGACTACTGCACCATCACCGAGGCCATGCGGCGCCGCGCGCTGCCGACCGCCGCGGTGGTCGCCGAGCTGGTCCGCGCGCGCAGCGAGGGCATCTCGCGGGTCTCGTTCACCGGCGGCGAGCCGACCCTGCGCCGCGACCTGCTCGCGCTGGTCCGGCACGCCCGCGCGCTGGGCTTCGACGACATCAAGCTGCAGACCAACGGACTGCTGCTCGGCGCCGGTGACAACCTCGCGCGGCTGCGGGCCGCGGGGGTCGATCGCGTGTCGGTGTCGATCCACACCCACGAACCCGCCGCCTACGAGAGCCTCGTGCGCCGCGCCGGCACCCATGGGGCGATGGTCGCGGGCCTGCGGGCGCTGGTCGCGGCCGGCGTGGACGCCAGCGCCGACGTGATCCTGCAGCGCAGCACGTTCGCGCGGCTGCCCGCGGCGTTGCAGTGGCTGCACGCGCTCGGCGTGCGTGCGGCCGATCTGTGGTTCGTCTCGCTGAGCGACGGCAACCGCGACAACCTCGCGTCCATGCCGCGCATGACCGAGGTGATGCCGGCGGTGCACGAAGGCCTGGCGTGGGCGCGCGCGCACGGCATGTCGGTGCGATCGCTGCACCTGCCGCGCTGTGTGCTGGGCGAGGATCACCCCCACGCGTGGGATCCGGCGGCACAGGGCGTGCGGGTGGTCAGCCCCGACGCGGTGTTCGATCTGCGGCGCAGCAAGATCACGGGGTCGCAGCAGGTGGCGGCGTGCAGCGGCTGCCGCTTCGCCTCGCAGTGCCCGGGCGTGCGCGCCGACTACCTGGCGCGCTACGGCGACGCCGAGTTCCACGCAGTCCCGGCGTAG
- a CDS encoding GNAT family N-acetyltransferase — translation MSTAPLGPGACLRPFRSGDADALVAVANDREVWRNLRDGFPHPYARGDAERWIAYNEAIDPPLNFAILCDDRVVGGVGLVPGVDVHCHSAEIGYWLGRHYWGRGLATAAVRATVEYAFARLALVRLHAGVFAWNPASARVLEKAGFVREGTMRKWALKDGHYVDAWAYGLVRE, via the coding sequence ATGTCGACGGCGCCGCTCGGACCCGGTGCGTGTCTGCGCCCGTTTCGATCGGGCGACGCCGACGCGCTCGTGGCGGTCGCCAACGATCGCGAGGTGTGGCGCAACCTTCGCGATGGCTTCCCGCATCCTTACGCGCGCGGCGATGCCGAGCGTTGGATCGCCTACAACGAAGCGATCGATCCGCCGCTGAACTTCGCGATCCTCTGCGACGACCGTGTCGTCGGCGGGGTCGGGCTGGTGCCGGGCGTCGACGTGCACTGCCACAGCGCGGAGATCGGCTACTGGCTCGGTCGTCACTACTGGGGGCGCGGGCTCGCCACCGCCGCGGTGCGTGCGACCGTCGAGTACGCGTTCGCTCGGCTCGCACTGGTGCGCCTGCACGCGGGCGTGTTCGCGTGGAACCCCGCGTCGGCGCGCGTGCTGGAGAAGGCGGGCTTCGTCCGCGAGGGCACCATGCGCAAGTGGGCCTTGAAGGACGGTCACTACGTCGACGCGTGGGCCTACGGGCTCGTTCGGGAGTAG